One window from the genome of Litoribacterium kuwaitense encodes:
- a CDS encoding LOG family protein: MKRIAVFCGSSEGATSQYKEGATALGKELAKQGITLVYGGASVGLMGTVADAALENGGKVIGVIPQMLEDREISHQHLTEIHVVNTMHERKAKMADLADGFIALPGGPGTLEEFIEIFTWAQLGVHEKPCGLLNINDYYEPLISLFNHMADEQFLHEKYRKMALVDSTPQALIEQMHSYQPPSVKTY, encoded by the coding sequence ATGAAGCGAATTGCTGTTTTTTGTGGTTCCAGCGAAGGAGCTACATCACAATACAAAGAAGGCGCAACTGCTTTAGGAAAAGAACTTGCTAAACAAGGCATCACGCTTGTCTATGGAGGGGCGAGTGTAGGGCTTATGGGCACTGTCGCCGATGCAGCTTTAGAGAATGGCGGAAAAGTCATCGGTGTCATTCCACAAATGCTAGAGGATCGGGAAATTTCCCATCAGCATTTAACAGAAATACATGTCGTCAATACAATGCATGAACGAAAAGCTAAAATGGCCGATTTAGCCGACGGTTTTATCGCATTACCTGGAGGTCCCGGCACGTTAGAGGAATTCATCGAGATCTTTACTTGGGCTCAACTAGGTGTCCACGAGAAACCGTGTGGCCTGCTCAATATCAATGACTACTATGAACCACTCATTTCTTTGTTTAACCATATGGCCGATGAACAGTTTTTACATGAAAAATACCGTAAGATGGCCCTTGTTGATTCAACCCCACAAGCATTAATTGAACAAATGCACTCCTATCAGCCTCCATCTGTGAAGACGTATTGA
- a CDS encoding GNAT family N-acetyltransferase, whose translation MTYEMYQGSLPSSVLNELLQLYSAVFGGNPNVLFRKMRTYEPLLVFVAVDQGKVVGFKMGYDREPDHHYSWMGCVDPAHRRRNIASTLMRLQHTWLRRHRYTVVETHTYNKWREMLLLNIQSGFSVTSVEVDEKGQSKIILTKSLIPPYKQQAQVTPRVNHVFQLAASLVNETVLTSEAVVNACLACLYEDRWLTVMPGEMNGLSVPTEASSVASFSYGSLHVPAVTDELHEIMTEAMFEMEKTGNTFLDVFHVIRAFHRKQPPSWKRVIEIFGQGVIAQQLLKPRDMLVDLHTISSLETSALLRLRKNENVNDTVTSLMEMARFEAGVLYPDPEKGFFIPLKKQESQWVFFFSIIRRQVQLVICLYAKVFGKKDWLQR comes from the coding sequence ATGACCTATGAAATGTATCAAGGATCGTTGCCAAGTTCGGTTTTAAATGAACTGTTACAGTTGTATAGTGCTGTATTTGGCGGCAATCCAAATGTGCTGTTTAGAAAGATGAGAACCTATGAACCGCTCCTCGTATTCGTCGCAGTGGACCAAGGAAAAGTCGTTGGTTTTAAAATGGGTTATGATCGAGAGCCTGATCATCACTATAGTTGGATGGGCTGTGTAGATCCAGCGCATCGCAGGCGGAACATCGCGAGTACATTGATGCGATTGCAGCACACATGGCTTCGCAGACATCGGTACACAGTAGTGGAAACCCATACATATAATAAATGGAGAGAAATGTTGCTCTTAAATATTCAGTCCGGTTTTTCTGTGACAAGTGTAGAAGTCGATGAAAAAGGGCAGAGTAAAATTATTTTAACGAAAAGCCTCATACCTCCATACAAACAACAGGCTCAAGTCACTCCCCGCGTTAATCACGTGTTTCAGCTTGCAGCGTCGTTAGTAAATGAGACAGTTTTAACGAGTGAAGCAGTCGTAAATGCTTGTCTCGCTTGTTTGTATGAAGATCGCTGGCTTACAGTGATGCCAGGAGAAATGAACGGGTTGAGCGTACCAACAGAAGCGTCATCTGTAGCTTCGTTTTCTTATGGATCTTTACATGTCCCTGCTGTGACGGATGAACTTCATGAGATTATGACTGAAGCGATGTTTGAGATGGAGAAGACAGGAAATACATTTTTAGATGTTTTTCATGTTATCCGAGCCTTTCATCGTAAACAGCCCCCATCTTGGAAGCGCGTCATCGAGATATTTGGTCAAGGTGTCATCGCTCAACAGCTTCTAAAGCCACGTGATATGCTTGTGGATCTGCATACGATCTCGTCATTGGAGACATCAGCCCTTTTACGGCTTCGAAAGAATGAAAATGTCAATGATACGGTCACTTCGTTGATGGAAATGGCTCGTTTTGAAGCTGGGGTCTTATACCCCGATCCTGAGAAAGGTTTTTTTATACCGTTGAAGAAGCAGGAGAGC